The stretch of DNA AGCCGCAAAGCGTTGTGCATACTCGCCGCCGATTTTCTTGAGATATTTCTTCTGCTTTTTTCGgaacttgtccttcttccCCTTGGTCGTAGTATCGAGCCAATCTTTCGATTTGGCCTTTGGTGGCGAAGGTAAATCTGACCATTCATCACGCAATTGCAAGAAATAGTCTGTTTTGCCAACTGCAGACAGATCGTCATCTCCGGAGTCTTCTGTATGCACATACTGCATGCGTCCTTTCTTCGTGTCTTTCTCCAGGTCCTTGAAGTCCTGTAACATAAAGTGATCGTAATTGAAGTGACCATAGTGACTACTGACAATCACATCGCGATACTGCCGTAGCCAAAGAGTGTACTTCTGCCAGCATGTTTCGTCCCACGCAGTCTTCGCATCCTGACGAACTGGCGGCACGTGCCCAGTCAGCATGGCCTTCATTCCTCGATCACGCATGAACTGCAGCTGCACCCGCAGCCATTCCATCTGCTGATACCCAGGCTCTCCGTGCAGTGCGCATCCATCGACGCCAGCGTTACTGTTGAAGAAGTAGAGGGTATTCAGACTAAATACCGCGAGCTTCTGCGGGATCACTTCCACGTAGAACCAACCTCCCTGCTCGAAAGAATGCGACTGGACTTGCGGGATGAACTGCTTCCAGAGGCCCGCATAGGTTCTGGTCCATCTGTTCGGGCCTTTGGCCAGAATGTTGTGTGGCAGAATGTCGTTGTTTCCCAAGTTCGGCACAATTGGGATGACGAAGTCGTTGTTGGGatcatcgtcctcctcgtcgccaTTGTGCCTGCCGAATGCTTCGGTCATCTTATCCACCATGAACCTATTCAAACCAAGTACTTGGTCCGCCGTTCGCGGGTACTCCTCATCATTGTCGTGACGCGCCGAGTCGCCTGTCCAGATGACAAAGTCGATACTATCCTTGAACTCTTTTGCGACCCATTCCATCGTCTTATTGATCAGGGCAATCGGACTGTCACAGTCGCTGGACTCGGCGCCGTAGATGCCCGCCGGGCCTTGTCCGCGGTGGCACGCTGCATCTTCGGAAGTCGACGAGGAGACTTGGTAGAATCGGTCTGGGTGGAAGTCTGTGATGTGCAAGAAGCGGCCGTGAagtttcctcttcttcgtcgtgtGAGAAAGCGCGCTCGCTGGCGCCTGCTCGTCCTGCAACGGAATCTGAGCTGGAGGTGCGGCGAGGGCTTCGGCAACCAGCACCGAGAACAGCAGGCGGAAGCAAATGTGCATGTTCGATGGAGGTGCTGGTCACGACCCGCGCGACCTACGAGCAAATACCAGCAACCTCCGCCCCCGGCTTGCCCAGCAGCCTCGCGATTCCGTGGTGGGTGCGGTGAGAAAGTGATGGCACACGGAAATCTGGCGACCGACGTCACCTCGCGACAACAATGCAAGGTACACGCAGCGACCGCGGAGCTGGATCTGGCCGGGCAAACTGAAGATTGCTGCTCGTTCTGGCACGACGGCCGTGGACTTCGAAATGCCTCGCGATGTCTCGCTCGGCCAGCAGCGCGATGATAGATGTACACGACCTTGATGGGACACGCGACACTCTGCATCCCACCTCTTCCCTCTTGCCCTCCACCCACgaccagcggcggcagcctGGGGATCGACCGACTGCATCGTGGCAGCCAATCACATCAAGTGCAGCAGAAACGTTGTGCGTCGAGCTGCTGTCGTTCAACGCTGGGCGTGACCTCCGTCTTGTCATCTGCGCACGCTGCCACGGCCCATCTTCGTGATCGAAGTCATGCTGGCGACTTGCATCCTTTCACGTGGTCACATAAGCCTAGGCGCGTGTGCAACAAAGCTATGGGCAGGACCGCGACGGCATCTAAAAGCTCCAACGCTAGGTCGGAATTTATAGGAATGCTGACAATCCTGCACAGCTGCCCGCTTCTGTCCATGTACGATGTGTGCACAGGAGCGGTTTGGGATGCCATTCAGCACTAGGCATTCGAGGGTTGTGAGGTCGATAGTCAACTCAATAATACCACGAAGTAGAGGGACGAAATATCTGCCAAGGATGTCCGTCTACTTGAAGTCACCATCCAAGCGTGGACGTCAGCAAATTGGCCTGTATCGACGTCGAAACCATAGCCGACGTGGATTCATATCGAGTCCAGAGAAGGCATGAAAGACTTTGGGCAGGTGATGCAGACGGCTTCGAGATTGGTCTATATCTGGCCTATGTTCCGAGGAGGGGCACAAGCACGCATGTTATCATTCCTCTGCCACAAGAGCCACAAAAGCAGCGTGGCACAGATCGATCGTGCATCTGTAAGGTCCAGCCGCGTAACCCTACTGACTGACGATGTGCTCGACAGTGAATCTTCGGCAAAAAGTATAGATTGGGTCAGGCCTGTTTCCGTGGCATTCCCGGAGTTCATGCCATGGGAATAGATATGGGATGATGCTGACGATCAGCCGACTATTTTACCACAACGCAGGCGCCACTCTGGCTGGGCTGCGGCCACAGGATCTATACACTATCGCAGTGCTTATTCAACTGCTTCGACTGTAGTGGCGAGCGAAGCACTGAACAGACGGGCAAATACGGTTTGTAAGTGCTGACTGAGCGGCGTCCAGCGGTCCAGGTGCATGGATAAGGAGGATGAACAGAGTTATCATCAGGCATGCCTTGCTCGGACTATTCTTGTCTCTAATGCTTAGTTGGCACCACAACAGGCAATCCAAGCACCAGCTGATGGGACCGAGGCGCGAGGCGTCCACGCTGCTAGGCGTGCTGCTTTCGCGCTGTCCTCCGTCTCGTTCATGTAGGTCCAGCTGGGACGGGCAGATGCAGTACGACTGAGCTGAGACAGCGCGGTGCTGGGACTCGGCTTCCGAGAGCTTGTGTTGCATGCACGGAGCAtccgacgacagcgagcagGCACAGCAGTGGCTCGCGGCTGAGGACCTGgcagaggcaatttaggccTCGCTGTGTTGGTCTGTGAGATGCGTGCTCGTGCTCCGGCCGCGGCGGACAGGAGGGGAGCGGTGATATAGACTTGCCTCTGCTGTCGCTCACGATGGCCATGGAAACGCATCTCGACTTGTTGGACCGGGTATTGCACAATTGCAGCCGCTACTGACAGCCGGCCGAGCAGTGTGGCGTCGGAGGCTCTGCCTGGAGAGCCGAGCGGGCATCGTGCACAAGAATTATGATGGAGGAGTGTGCACGTGCCGACGACCTGCGCacgacatcatcaacatcgtcctcgccggctgctgctgctgctgctgtgccctT from Cercospora beticola chromosome 1, complete sequence encodes:
- a CDS encoding uncharacterized protein (BUSCO:EOG09262645), producing MHICFRLLFSVLVAEALAAPPAQIPLQDEQAPASALSHTTKKRKLHGRFLHITDFHPDRFYQVSSSTSEDAACHRGQGPAGIYGAESSDCDSPIALINKTMEWVAKEFKDSIDFVIWTGDSARHDNDEEYPRTADQVLGLNRFMVDKMTEAFGRHNGDEEDDDPNNDFVIPIVPNLGNNDILPHNILAKGPNRWTRTYAGLWKQFIPQVQSHSFEQGGWFYVEVIPQKLAVFSLNTLYFFNSNAGVDGCALHGEPGYQQMEWLRVQLQFMRDRGMKAMLTGHVPPVRQDAKTAWDETCWQKYTLWLRQYRDVIVSSHYGHFNYDHFMLQDFKDLEKDTKKGRMQYVHTEDSGDDDLSAVGKTDYFLQLRDEWSDLPSPPKAKSKDWLDTTTKGKKDKFRKKQKKYLKKIGGEYAQRFAASFVSPSVVPNLFPTLRVFEYNTTGLEDHVMDVNSVTEPAPFDFEDSDIIDVTGKKKKKKKMPKKYKFTIPEPPSKSSPPGPAYSPQTFSLVKFTQYFANLTRINNDFAGEEIGDDSMETDKWREGKHKGKKPPAKDHKPKPKEFKYEVLYDTKHDKVYHLDDLTLPSLLDLARRIGDFQPEDESLALDEDGDERDNDSDDQDDEDSEDFEEMGKKGKKKKKKHRKGKKRQHRKQNEAWYTFVRRAYVDTMSPDEIDEEFGY